One Microbacterium marinum genomic window carries:
- a CDS encoding WYL domain-containing protein: MNGDSHRSAPEERLVNLVVALLATEQGLTKDTILTSVAGYREQGAGGASKDALEKMFERDKENLRALGVPIETIGDFADPDDLREARYRVPTAEYSLPVDIDFSPAEIAVLNLASGVWGESSMSADARSGLRKIRALGIDVDAPIIGYAPRISLREPSFTPLQRAIEQARVVEFDYIKGGSDAAHRRRIQPLALLEYEGRWHVYGFDVSLGAERTFLLTRISSDVTVTRASFDAALREGAGEKALAGLTAVAERQRALLEVEPGTEAALRLHRRGIPAEQGIHVPYVDAHIFADELASYGPEVRVVAPTDLRDLVIDRLERTRALHAEAVA; encoded by the coding sequence GTGAACGGCGACTCCCACCGCAGCGCACCCGAGGAACGGCTGGTCAACCTCGTGGTCGCTTTGCTCGCGACCGAGCAGGGGCTCACGAAGGACACGATCCTGACCTCCGTCGCGGGGTACCGCGAGCAGGGGGCGGGCGGCGCGTCGAAGGACGCACTCGAGAAGATGTTCGAGCGCGACAAGGAGAATCTCCGCGCGCTCGGTGTGCCGATCGAGACCATCGGGGACTTCGCCGATCCCGACGATCTGCGCGAGGCCCGGTACCGCGTCCCGACGGCCGAGTACTCCCTGCCCGTCGACATCGATTTCAGTCCCGCAGAGATCGCGGTCCTCAACCTCGCCAGCGGCGTGTGGGGCGAGTCCTCGATGTCGGCGGACGCGCGCAGCGGTCTGCGCAAGATCCGGGCGCTCGGCATCGACGTCGACGCGCCGATCATCGGCTATGCGCCGCGGATCAGTCTCCGCGAGCCGTCGTTCACGCCACTGCAGCGCGCCATCGAGCAGGCGCGCGTCGTGGAATTCGACTACATCAAGGGCGGGTCGGATGCCGCTCATCGCCGCCGGATCCAGCCGCTCGCGCTCCTCGAGTACGAGGGTCGCTGGCACGTGTACGGCTTCGATGTCTCCCTGGGCGCCGAGCGGACCTTCCTCCTCACCCGCATCAGCTCCGATGTGACCGTCACCCGTGCGTCGTTCGACGCCGCGCTCCGGGAGGGCGCGGGGGAGAAGGCGCTCGCGGGACTCACCGCGGTCGCCGAGCGGCAGCGGGCCCTCCTGGAGGTGGAGCCCGGCACCGAGGCCGCGCTGCGGCTGCACCGTCGCGGCATCCCCGCTGAGCAGGGCATCCACGTGCCCTACGTCGACGCGCACATCTTCGCGGACGAGCTCGCCTCGTATGGCCCCGAGGTACGTGTCGTGGCGCCGACCGATCTCCGCGACCTGGTGATCGATCGCCTCGAACGCACGCGCGCCCTGCACGCGGAGGCCGTCGCATGA
- a CDS encoding VIT1/CCC1 transporter family protein, translating into MSAHTPTASLPASPKDRRRWAQYLVDERAEARVYRELATRKTGEEREILVALAEAEGRHEAHWLELLGGEPPRLPAASVRTRLLALMARRFGSIFVLALAQNAENRSPYDDDPHATPAMRADEKIHGEVVRGLAARGRLRLSGTFRAAVFGANDGLVSNLALVMGIGATGVAPQFVLFSGVAGLLAGALSMAAGEFVSVRSQRELIEATHPNNDTDHVLPDLDLDANELALVYRARGLDEAGSLARARKVIAAAQASDRAVPYRRAAEPPADLESVGSAFGAAASSFAFFASGAVIPVLPWIFGLSGLAAVALALALVGLALLLTGATVGLLSGAPPLRRGLRQLAIGFGAAAVTYLLGLLFGVSAA; encoded by the coding sequence ATGAGCGCGCACACCCCGACGGCGTCCCTTCCCGCCAGCCCGAAAGATCGTCGTCGATGGGCGCAGTACCTGGTCGATGAGCGGGCCGAGGCTCGCGTTTACCGTGAGCTCGCCACGCGGAAGACGGGCGAGGAGCGCGAGATCCTCGTCGCTCTCGCCGAGGCAGAAGGGCGCCACGAGGCGCACTGGCTGGAACTCCTCGGCGGTGAGCCGCCCCGCCTCCCGGCCGCCTCCGTCCGCACCCGGCTCCTCGCCCTGATGGCCCGCAGATTCGGCTCGATCTTCGTCCTCGCCCTCGCCCAGAATGCGGAGAACCGTTCGCCCTACGACGATGACCCGCACGCCACGCCCGCGATGCGCGCCGACGAGAAGATCCACGGTGAGGTCGTCCGCGGACTCGCCGCACGGGGACGCCTCCGTCTCTCGGGCACGTTCCGGGCTGCGGTGTTCGGCGCCAACGACGGCCTCGTCTCCAACCTCGCCCTCGTCATGGGCATCGGCGCGACGGGCGTCGCGCCGCAGTTCGTCCTCTTCAGCGGCGTCGCGGGGCTCCTCGCCGGAGCGCTGTCGATGGCCGCCGGCGAATTCGTCTCCGTGCGATCGCAGCGCGAACTGATCGAAGCGACCCACCCGAACAACGACACCGACCACGTCCTGCCCGACCTCGACCTGGACGCGAACGAGCTCGCGCTCGTCTACCGCGCCCGAGGACTCGACGAGGCGGGATCGCTGGCCCGGGCGCGCAAGGTCATCGCGGCCGCGCAGGCCAGTGACCGCGCCGTGCCCTACCGCCGCGCCGCGGAGCCCCCCGCAGACCTCGAGTCCGTGGGGTCGGCCTTCGGCGCCGCGGCATCCAGCTTCGCCTTCTTCGCCTCCGGGGCCGTGATTCCGGTGCTGCCCTGGATCTTCGGACTCTCGGGGCTCGCCGCCGTCGCGCTCGCCCTGGCCCTCGTCGGCCTCGCGCTCCTGCTCACCGGTGCGACCGTGGGGCTGCTCTCGGGTGCACCGCCGCTGCGGCGCGGCCTGCGCCAGCTCGCGATCGGCTTCGGCGCTGCGGCCGTGACCTATCTTCTCGGGCTGCTGTTCGGCGTGTCGGCCGCGTGA
- the tatA gene encoding twin-arginine translocase TatA/TatE family subunit has product MGLQGWHLLIVLLVILLLFGAAKLPALAKSVGQSARVFRGEMKALKEDDADPSATSTPPTSTSSSVPPYPPPAQGSGGAQTPGT; this is encoded by the coding sequence ATGGGCTTGCAAGGCTGGCACCTGCTGATCGTCCTGTTGGTGATCCTGCTGTTGTTCGGCGCCGCCAAGCTTCCCGCGCTCGCCAAGAGCGTCGGGCAGTCCGCGCGCGTCTTCCGCGGTGAGATGAAGGCGCTGAAGGAGGACGACGCCGATCCGTCCGCGACCTCGACGCCGCCGACGTCCACGTCGTCGTCCGTGCCGCCGTACCCGCCGCCCGCGCAGGGCTCCGGTGGGGCGCAGACGCCGGGCACCTGA
- a CDS encoding undecaprenyl-diphosphate phosphatase has protein sequence MSIIEAIILGIVQGLTEFLPISSSAHLRIVGEFLPSAEDPGATFTAITQIGTELAVLVYFWGRIMRIIAAWAKSLAGRVPRNDPDARMGWIVVIGTIPIGILGFLFQDVIRDTFRNLWLVATVLIVFGLILGAADALGRRVRTEKDLTIGHGLTLGVAQSLALIPGVSRSGATTTAGLALGYTRPAAAEVAFLLAVPAVFGSGLYELLQAIREPGESVFTLGETAIATVVAFGVGWAVIAYLMRYLKKGSFLPFVIYRVVLGVVLFILLGTGAIQAY, from the coding sequence ATGTCGATAATCGAGGCGATCATCCTGGGCATCGTCCAGGGTCTGACTGAATTCCTGCCGATCTCCTCGAGCGCCCATCTGCGGATCGTGGGGGAGTTCCTCCCCTCCGCCGAAGACCCGGGTGCGACCTTCACCGCCATCACCCAGATCGGTACCGAGCTCGCCGTCCTCGTCTACTTCTGGGGGCGCATCATGCGGATCATCGCCGCGTGGGCGAAGTCGCTCGCCGGGCGGGTGCCGCGGAACGACCCCGACGCGCGCATGGGCTGGATCGTCGTCATCGGCACCATCCCGATCGGCATCCTCGGCTTCCTCTTCCAAGACGTCATCCGCGACACCTTCCGCAACCTCTGGCTCGTCGCGACGGTCCTCATCGTCTTCGGTCTCATCCTCGGCGCAGCCGACGCCCTCGGCCGGCGCGTGCGCACCGAGAAGGATCTGACGATCGGCCACGGCCTCACCCTGGGCGTCGCGCAGTCGCTCGCCCTCATCCCCGGCGTCTCCCGGTCGGGCGCCACGACCACCGCGGGCCTCGCCCTGGGGTACACCCGTCCCGCGGCCGCAGAGGTCGCCTTCCTCCTCGCGGTGCCGGCGGTCTTCGGAAGCGGACTGTACGAGCTCCTGCAGGCGATCAGGGAACCCGGCGAGTCGGTGTTCACGCTCGGCGAGACCGCCATCGCGACCGTGGTGGCTTTCGGCGTCGGCTGGGCGGTCATCGCCTACCTCATGCGGTATCTGAAGAAGGGCAGCTTCCTGCCGTTCGTGATCTACCGCGTGGTGCTCGGTGTCGTCCTGTTCATCCTGCTGGGCACCGGAGCCATCCAGGCGTACTGA
- a CDS encoding helix-turn-helix transcriptional regulator, with amino-acid sequence MSARPLLATDRASLMLQLVPYLISRGEVSVADAAEDFEVTPEQMRAMVEKLTVIGLPGDGGFWQMANDLFDIDWDLLDEQDHISLTNAVGLERTPRLTAREAAALLAGLQLAASLPGVGDSGVVQGLLAKLARGASSAPADVIVAPSAVDEVRTTVSDAIRAGVAVSFTYQAPDAAPTTRTVDPVKVHIADGQWYLQGWCHLREAIRTFHLDRVSSVTLTDIPIAHAGEPVPGLFASAESDAVVEVRCRADILPLLGDYLDRASVAGSGEYRSAALRVADERSIKRVAARLGGDVEITAPAAARASAASWAEAGLAQYR; translated from the coding sequence ATGAGCGCACGACCGCTGCTGGCGACCGATCGTGCGTCGCTCATGCTCCAATTGGTGCCGTACCTGATCAGCCGGGGCGAAGTGTCCGTCGCCGACGCCGCGGAGGACTTCGAGGTCACTCCCGAGCAGATGCGCGCCATGGTCGAGAAGCTGACGGTCATCGGCCTGCCGGGCGACGGCGGCTTCTGGCAGATGGCGAACGATCTCTTCGACATCGACTGGGATCTCCTCGACGAGCAGGACCACATCTCGCTCACGAACGCCGTGGGTCTCGAGCGCACCCCCCGCCTCACCGCCCGCGAGGCGGCGGCGCTCCTCGCCGGGCTCCAGCTGGCTGCGAGTCTGCCGGGCGTCGGCGACAGCGGTGTCGTGCAGGGCCTGCTCGCCAAGCTCGCCCGCGGGGCCTCCAGCGCTCCGGCCGACGTCATCGTCGCGCCCTCGGCGGTCGACGAGGTCCGCACCACCGTCTCGGACGCGATCCGAGCCGGCGTCGCCGTGTCGTTCACCTACCAGGCGCCGGATGCCGCGCCCACCACGCGCACCGTGGATCCCGTGAAGGTCCACATCGCCGACGGCCAGTGGTATCTGCAGGGATGGTGCCACCTTCGCGAGGCGATCCGGACCTTCCACCTCGACCGTGTGTCCTCGGTGACGCTGACGGACATCCCGATCGCGCACGCCGGCGAGCCCGTGCCCGGACTGTTCGCGTCGGCCGAATCCGACGCCGTCGTCGAGGTCCGCTGCCGGGCCGACATCCTGCCGCTGCTCGGCGACTACCTCGATCGCGCCTCCGTGGCCGGGAGCGGGGAGTATCGCAGCGCGGCGCTGCGGGTCGCGGACGAGCGGAGCATCAAGCGCGTCGCCGCGCGCCTGGGTGGGGACGTCGAGATCACCGCCCCCGCGGCGGCACGTGCGTCCGCTGCATCCTGGGCCGAAGCCGGGCTCGCCCAGTACCGCTGA
- a CDS encoding tRNA (adenine-N1)-methyltransferase, whose amino-acid sequence MSADRRPSGPFRIGDRVQLTGPKGRLHTITLREGGELHTHHGVLRHEAIVGQPDGSVVVNSGEHEYLALRPLLRDFVMSMPRGAAIVYPKDAAQILASADIFPGATVVEAGVGSGALSLWLLRAIGSEGRLISFERREEFSQVAEANVETFLGEDPENWDVVVGDLGERLPEVASAGTVDRVVLDMLAPWECIDVVAEALTPGGVVLCYIATATQLSRVAEYIRGTGLFTDPEATETMVRGWHVEGLAVRPDHRMVAHTGFLITARRLAPGAVPPDVRKRALKKPSYADADVEAWTPGAVGDRQITDKNLRKRVRDAQRAADGARQAAGDRPDETVD is encoded by the coding sequence ATGAGCGCCGATCGGCGCCCGAGCGGTCCGTTCCGCATTGGGGATCGCGTCCAGCTGACCGGGCCCAAGGGCCGGCTGCACACCATCACGCTGCGTGAGGGCGGGGAACTGCACACCCACCACGGCGTGCTCCGCCACGAGGCGATCGTCGGTCAGCCCGACGGCTCGGTGGTCGTCAACAGCGGGGAACACGAGTACCTCGCCCTGAGGCCGCTCCTGCGCGACTTCGTGATGTCCATGCCGCGCGGCGCGGCGATCGTGTACCCGAAGGATGCCGCGCAGATCCTCGCCTCGGCCGACATCTTCCCCGGCGCGACGGTCGTGGAAGCGGGCGTCGGGTCGGGAGCGCTGTCGCTGTGGCTGCTGCGGGCGATCGGGAGCGAGGGCCGGCTCATCTCATTCGAGCGCCGCGAGGAGTTCTCGCAGGTGGCCGAGGCGAACGTCGAGACGTTCCTCGGCGAGGATCCCGAGAACTGGGATGTCGTCGTGGGTGATCTCGGCGAGCGTCTGCCGGAGGTCGCATCCGCCGGAACCGTCGACCGCGTGGTGCTCGACATGCTCGCTCCCTGGGAGTGCATCGACGTCGTGGCCGAGGCCCTGACCCCGGGCGGCGTCGTCCTCTGCTACATCGCCACGGCGACGCAGCTGAGTCGGGTGGCCGAGTACATCCGCGGGACGGGTCTGTTCACGGACCCCGAGGCGACCGAGACCATGGTTCGCGGCTGGCACGTCGAGGGTCTGGCGGTGCGTCCCGACCACCGGATGGTCGCGCACACTGGCTTCCTGATCACGGCGCGTCGCCTCGCCCCGGGAGCCGTTCCGCCCGATGTCCGCAAACGGGCGCTCAAGAAGCCCAGCTACGCGGATGCCGATGTGGAGGCCTGGACGCCGGGAGCCGTCGGCGACCGGCAGATCACCGACAAGAACCTCCGCAAGCGCGTCCGCGATGCCCAGCGCGCCGCCGACGGCGCTCGGCAGGCGGCGGGGGATCGCCCCGACGAGACCGTAGACTGA
- a CDS encoding PAC2 family protein, with protein MQGLGNRVLVIAFDGWNDAGEAATAAATQVQAAGHFERAFAVDPELYFDYQYTRPQMKTDADGARHLVWPEATLWRPQDRADDVTSLWLLTGPEPARAWQSFAAEFVDAALGEDITGIVALGSMMSDVPHTRPISVFAGSENDDLRTLLNLERSTYEGPVGILSVIAQAAEQAGIPTAALWASVPHYVAGHTPSPKATLALLDKLEEITGAKIARGELPADALAWEASIDAAAADDEEMTEYIRQLETTRDTWDSPEASGDAIAQEFEKYLRRRGDGPRGKDDPRR; from the coding sequence GTGCAAGGACTGGGTAATCGGGTGCTCGTGATCGCTTTCGACGGGTGGAACGACGCCGGCGAGGCGGCGACGGCTGCGGCGACCCAGGTGCAGGCCGCCGGCCATTTCGAGCGCGCGTTCGCGGTGGACCCCGAGCTCTACTTCGACTACCAGTACACGCGCCCGCAGATGAAGACGGATGCCGACGGCGCGCGGCACCTGGTCTGGCCCGAGGCGACGCTGTGGCGCCCACAGGACCGCGCCGACGACGTGACGTCGCTGTGGCTGCTCACCGGACCCGAGCCCGCGCGCGCGTGGCAGTCGTTCGCCGCGGAATTCGTCGACGCGGCGCTCGGCGAGGACATCACCGGGATCGTGGCACTCGGTTCGATGATGAGCGACGTCCCGCACACCCGCCCGATCTCGGTGTTCGCGGGATCCGAGAACGACGACCTGCGCACGCTCCTGAACCTCGAGCGATCGACCTACGAGGGACCGGTCGGCATCCTCTCGGTGATCGCCCAGGCCGCCGAGCAGGCGGGCATCCCGACCGCCGCGCTGTGGGCGAGCGTTCCGCACTACGTCGCCGGGCACACCCCCTCACCCAAGGCGACGCTGGCCCTCCTCGACAAGCTCGAGGAGATCACCGGCGCCAAGATCGCGCGCGGCGAGCTGCCGGCCGACGCACTCGCCTGGGAAGCGTCGATCGATGCCGCCGCCGCTGACGACGAGGAGATGACGGAGTACATCCGTCAACTCGAGACCACGCGCGACACGTGGGACTCGCCCGAGGCTTCGGGTGACGCGATCGCGCAGGAGTTCGAAAAGTACCTCCGCCGGCGCGGAGACGGTCCGCGCGGCAAGGACGATCCCCGCCGCTGA
- a CDS encoding HAD-IA family hydrolase, translated as MTSPLPAAVLWDMDGTLVDTEPYWMAAETALIESYGGRWSHEQAMQLVGLGLEDSAGVLQAAGVRLSAPEIVAHLTDEVMRQLRESGVPFRAGARELLLSLREAGVPTALVTMSMSRMARVVVDLIEFRAFDLVIGGDDVARPKPFPDPYLQACEQLGVNPADTVAFEDSPNGARSAIAAGTVTVGVPNMVPLEGVGAFTLWPTLEGRTAGDVADVLAAARAEVSA; from the coding sequence GTGACTTCGCCCCTTCCCGCTGCGGTCCTCTGGGACATGGACGGCACCCTCGTTGACACCGAGCCCTACTGGATGGCGGCCGAGACCGCCCTCATCGAGAGCTATGGCGGTCGATGGAGCCACGAGCAGGCCATGCAGCTGGTCGGTCTCGGGCTGGAGGACTCCGCCGGTGTGCTGCAGGCGGCGGGCGTCCGTCTGTCTGCGCCCGAGATCGTCGCGCACCTCACCGACGAGGTGATGCGTCAGCTCCGCGAGAGTGGCGTCCCGTTCCGCGCCGGCGCCCGCGAGCTGCTGCTGAGCCTCCGCGAGGCCGGGGTCCCCACCGCGCTCGTGACGATGTCGATGAGTCGGATGGCCCGGGTGGTGGTCGACCTGATCGAGTTCCGCGCCTTCGACCTCGTCATCGGGGGCGACGACGTCGCCCGGCCCAAGCCCTTTCCCGACCCGTACCTCCAGGCCTGCGAGCAGCTGGGTGTGAACCCGGCCGACACCGTGGCGTTCGAGGACTCGCCCAACGGGGCACGCTCCGCGATCGCCGCGGGGACCGTGACCGTCGGAGTCCCGAACATGGTGCCGCTGGAAGGCGTCGGGGCGTTCACGCTGTGGCCGACGTTGGAGGGCCGCACCGCCGGCGACGTGGCCGATGTGCTCGCCGCCGCACGGGCGGAGGTGTCCGCATGA
- a CDS encoding FKBP-type peptidyl-prolyl cis-trans isomerase: protein MRQIPAAIAVLGLSALALVGCAASAPAAGCERAETGSSALDLIEVTGDQGQPAATTTAPVHVSETTYTDLTVGSGEAVTTRAQDVQFTTTVLNGTTGQAVVSSGTTVQTVTQWATFAEGVADILECATEGSRIVGAIAPDDLSDQAATNLGLSDGDSAIFVIDLDKVYLPAADGAPQYVDGAGIPTVVLDPDGRPGIIVPDAEAPDDLIVKTLKKGDGEVVAADSTPRVHYTGVLWETGEVFDSSWEKGASAAFSLDGVVEGFADALEGQSVGSQVLAVIPPELGYGDQASASIPAGSTLVFVIDILGIDETAPATQ, encoded by the coding sequence ATGCGTCAGATCCCCGCGGCCATCGCCGTGCTCGGCCTCTCCGCCCTCGCTCTCGTCGGATGCGCGGCATCCGCTCCCGCCGCCGGATGCGAGCGGGCCGAGACCGGTTCTTCCGCTCTCGACCTCATCGAGGTCACGGGCGATCAGGGTCAGCCGGCGGCGACGACGACGGCTCCGGTCCACGTCTCGGAGACCACCTACACCGACCTGACCGTCGGCTCGGGCGAAGCCGTCACGACACGCGCACAGGACGTGCAGTTCACCACCACCGTCCTGAACGGGACCACCGGCCAGGCCGTCGTCTCGTCGGGAACGACCGTGCAGACGGTCACGCAGTGGGCGACCTTCGCCGAGGGCGTCGCCGACATCCTCGAGTGCGCGACCGAGGGCTCTCGCATCGTCGGCGCGATCGCCCCCGACGATCTCTCGGATCAGGCCGCGACCAACCTCGGGCTCTCCGACGGCGACAGCGCCATCTTCGTCATCGATCTCGACAAGGTCTATCTCCCGGCGGCCGACGGTGCGCCTCAGTACGTCGACGGCGCCGGGATCCCCACCGTCGTCCTCGATCCGGACGGCCGGCCGGGCATCATCGTGCCCGACGCCGAAGCGCCGGACGACCTGATCGTCAAGACGCTCAAGAAGGGCGACGGCGAGGTCGTCGCCGCCGACTCCACGCCGCGCGTCCACTACACCGGTGTCCTCTGGGAGACCGGAGAGGTGTTCGATTCTTCATGGGAGAAGGGCGCCTCCGCCGCCTTCTCGCTCGACGGCGTCGTCGAAGGCTTCGCAGACGCTCTCGAGGGGCAGAGCGTCGGCTCCCAGGTGCTCGCCGTGATCCCCCCGGAGCTCGGCTACGGCGACCAGGCGTCGGCGTCGATCCCCGCCGGATCGACGCTCGTGTTCGTCATCGACATCCTCGGCATCGACGAGACCGCACCCGCGACACAGTGA
- a CDS encoding M20/M25/M40 family metallo-hydrolase — protein MADIDELPEVARVARDLIRFDTTNFGEGRSRGEREAAEYVGAYLEALGLTPEFYEPIPRRTNVTARIPGRNPDKPALILHGHLDVVPAVAEDWSVDPFEGVVKDGMLWGRGAVDMKDMDAMILTSVAELLRAGEQPERDLVVTFFADEENGGVEGSQLVVRDRAEWFAGATEAISEVGGYSIAVGDRRAYLLQVGEKALVWIRLHARGLAGHGSRHHPENAVTRLAEAVAALGRTGWPIELTSTTRQLVASLADLSGAHAAEPDVVADATGAASAFLRSTFRTTTNPTGLTAGYKHNVIPDAATAAIDIRTLPGHEDEVLAEVQRIVGDDIEIEVVHRDIGLEVPFAGDLVDAMVDSLARHDPGVPVIPYLMGGGTDNKALAELGIAGFGFAPLRLPADLDFTGMFHGVDERVPIDALVFGQRVLTDLIRTY, from the coding sequence ATGGCCGATATCGACGAGCTGCCCGAGGTCGCGCGTGTGGCGCGCGACCTGATCCGATTCGACACGACGAACTTCGGTGAAGGCCGTTCCCGCGGCGAGCGCGAGGCAGCGGAGTACGTCGGCGCCTATCTGGAAGCCCTCGGGCTCACGCCGGAGTTCTACGAGCCGATCCCGCGGCGCACGAACGTCACCGCCCGCATTCCGGGCCGCAACCCCGACAAGCCCGCACTCATCCTGCACGGACACCTGGACGTCGTCCCCGCGGTCGCCGAGGACTGGAGCGTGGATCCGTTCGAGGGCGTCGTGAAGGACGGGATGCTGTGGGGCCGCGGCGCGGTGGACATGAAGGACATGGACGCCATGATCCTGACGTCGGTCGCCGAGCTCCTCCGCGCGGGGGAGCAGCCCGAACGTGACCTCGTCGTGACGTTCTTCGCCGATGAGGAGAACGGCGGCGTCGAAGGCTCGCAGCTCGTCGTCCGTGATCGGGCCGAATGGTTCGCAGGTGCGACCGAGGCGATCAGCGAGGTCGGCGGATACTCGATCGCGGTGGGCGATCGCCGCGCGTACCTGCTCCAGGTGGGGGAGAAGGCGCTCGTCTGGATCCGGCTGCACGCCCGCGGGCTTGCGGGCCACGGCAGCCGTCACCACCCCGAGAACGCCGTCACCCGGCTCGCGGAGGCCGTCGCCGCGCTCGGTCGGACCGGGTGGCCGATCGAGCTCACCTCGACCACGCGCCAGCTCGTCGCCTCCCTCGCCGACCTCTCCGGCGCCCACGCCGCCGAGCCGGACGTCGTGGCGGACGCGACCGGCGCGGCATCCGCTTTCCTGCGGTCCACGTTCCGGACCACCACGAACCCCACGGGGCTCACGGCCGGGTACAAGCACAATGTGATCCCGGATGCCGCGACCGCCGCGATCGACATCCGCACCCTCCCGGGGCACGAGGACGAGGTCCTCGCCGAGGTGCAGCGCATCGTCGGCGACGACATCGAGATCGAGGTCGTCCATCGCGACATCGGATTGGAGGTCCCCTTCGCCGGCGACCTCGTCGACGCCATGGTCGACTCCCTCGCGCGTCACGATCCGGGCGTGCCGGTGATCCCGTACCTTATGGGTGGAGGGACTGACAACAAGGCCCTCGCCGAGCTCGGCATCGCCGGGTTCGGGTTCGCACCGCTGCGACTGCCCGCCGATCTCGACTTCACCGGCATGTTCCACGGTGTCGACGAGCGCGTCCCGATCGATGCCCTCGTCTTCGGGCAGCGTGTGCTCACCGACCTGATCCGCACGTACTGA
- the tatC gene encoding twin-arginine translocase subunit TatC, with protein MSLADHLREFRKRLLIAAAALVVGMIVSFILTDSIILAMTEPIRVVAEERGEVGEVTLMFATVTSAFDLRIRISFAVGLLISAPVWLWQIWAFLMPGLTRKEVKYTFGFVASAVPLFFAGAFFGWLILPHLVELMAGFTPVGASNFYDAKYYYDFVFKLLLVVGVSFVTPVFLVALNLAGVMTGKEIMKGWRVAIVIATVFAGAATPAADIVSMLVLAVILTVLFFAAAGLSMLFDRRRRKRDAELLGTSA; from the coding sequence ATGTCGCTCGCGGATCATCTCCGTGAGTTCCGTAAGCGACTGCTCATCGCCGCCGCGGCGCTCGTCGTCGGGATGATCGTCTCGTTCATCCTCACCGACTCGATCATCCTCGCGATGACCGAACCCATCCGCGTCGTCGCGGAGGAACGCGGCGAGGTGGGCGAAGTGACGCTGATGTTCGCGACCGTCACGTCGGCGTTCGATCTGCGCATCCGCATCTCGTTCGCGGTGGGCCTCCTGATATCCGCTCCGGTCTGGCTGTGGCAGATCTGGGCCTTCCTGATGCCGGGTCTCACCCGCAAAGAGGTGAAGTACACCTTCGGGTTCGTCGCGTCCGCTGTGCCGCTGTTCTTCGCGGGAGCCTTCTTCGGGTGGCTGATCCTGCCGCACCTCGTCGAGCTGATGGCCGGGTTCACCCCGGTCGGCGCGTCGAACTTCTACGACGCCAAGTACTACTACGACTTCGTGTTCAAGCTTCTCCTCGTCGTCGGCGTCTCTTTCGTGACACCCGTGTTCCTCGTGGCCTTGAACCTCGCGGGTGTCATGACCGGCAAAGAGATCATGAAGGGATGGCGCGTCGCGATCGTGATCGCCACGGTGTTCGCCGGCGCGGCCACCCCCGCGGCAGATATCGTCAGCATGCTGGTACTCGCGGTGATCCTCACCGTCCTCTTCTTCGCCGCGGCAGGCCTGTCCATGCTCTTCGACCGTCGTCGCCGCAAGCGTGACGCCGAACTGCTCGGGACGTCCGCATGA